In Nicotiana tabacum cultivar K326 chromosome 19, ASM71507v2, whole genome shotgun sequence, one DNA window encodes the following:
- the LOC107822431 gene encoding uncharacterized protein LOC107822431, with the protein MANHELILGQNHNLGVGDQNQQIVFDHSHDMGISQNHGLELAENHNDEHEMGIGQSQDHDGNHEHEYENENGLPMERKPEHENQELPDENNELDISEQDELGIEENQELGDNMELAVVESHDMGVEQPEHVFEVHDGQMVLASSGPVIQARTISATPDYELHVGQEFPDVKSCRRALRDTAIALHFEIQTIKSDKTRFTAKCASEGCPWRIHAAKLPGVPTFTIRTIHDNHTCGGIAHLGHQQASVQWVANSVEQRLRENPNCKPKEILEEIHRTHGITLSYKQAWRGKERIMAAMRGSFEEGYRLLPQYCEQVKRTNPGSIASVYANPADNCFQRLFISFQASIFGFLNACRPLLGLDRTFLKSKYLGTLLLATGFDGDGGLFPLAFGVVDEENDDNWMWFLSELHTLLEVNTENMPRLTILSDRQKGIVDGVEANFPTAFHGFCMRHLSESFRKEFNNTMLVNLLWEAAHALTVIEFEAKILEIEEISQDAAYWIRRIPPRLWATAYFEGTRFGHLTANIVEQLNNWILEASGLPIIQMMECIRRQLMTWFNERRETSMQWTSILVPTAEMRVADALERARTYQVLRANEAEFEVISHEGTNIVDIRNRCCLCRGWQLYGLPCAHAVAALLSCRQNVHRFTESCFTVATYRKTYSQTIHPIPDKSLWKELSEGDPNAEELVINPPKSLRPPGRPRKKRVRAEDRGRVKRVVHCSRCNQTGHFRTTCAAPI; encoded by the coding sequence ATGGCGAACCATGAGTTGATCCTTGGCCAAAATCACAATTTAGGTGTTGGTGATCAGAACCAGCAAATAGTGTTTGACCATTCTCATGATATGGGTATAAGCCAGAACCATGGATTGGAACTAGCAGAGAACCATAACGATGAGCACGAGATGGGTATAGGGCAGAGCCAAGATCATGACGGGAACCACGAGCATGAGTATGAGAACGAGAATGGTTTACCAATGGAGCGGAAGCCTGAGCATGAAAACCAGGAGTTGCCTGATGAAAACAATGAGTTAGATATTTCTGAACAAGATGAGTTAGGCATCGAGGAAAACCAAGAGCTTGGTGATAACATGGAATTAGCTGTGGTTGAGAGCCATGATATGGGAGTTGAACAACCTGAACATGTATTTGAAGTCCATGATGGCCAGATGGTTCTTGCTTCGTCAGGCCCTGTCATTCAGGCCCGAACTATTTCAGCAACACCTGATTATGAGCTACATGTGGGACAAGAATTCCCTGATGTCAAAAGCTGCCGAAGGGCTTTACGTGACACAGCCATTGCTCTTCACTTCGAGATTCAGACCATAAAATCTGATAAAACTCGTTTTACTGCTAAGTGTGCCAGTGAGGGCTGCCCTTGGCGCATTCATGCTGCCAAACTTCCAGGTGTACCCACATTCACTATCAGAACAATTCATGACAACCATACATGTGGAGGAATCGCGCATCTCGGCCATCAGCAAGCCTCAGTTCAGTGGGTGGCCAACTCTGTGGAGCAACGGCTCCGGGAAAACCCAAATTGCAAGCCAAAAGAGATCCTTGAAGAAATTCACCGGACTCATGGAATCACCCTGTCGTACAAACAAGCTTGGCGTGGAAAGGAACGAATAATGGCTGCTATGCGCGGTTCCTTTGAAGAAGGTTATCGCCTTCTTCCTCAGTACTGTGAACAAGTTAAAAGGACCAATCCAGGGAGTATAGCATCAGTTTACGCAAATCCTGCTGATAATTGCTTTCAGCGGCTTTTTATATCATTTCAGGCTTCTATTTTTGGTTTTCTAAATGCTTGTCGCCCTCTTCTTGGGCTTGATCGGACGTTCTTGAAAAGTAAATATCTTGGTACTTTACTTTTAGCTACTGGCTTTGATGGAGATGGCGGCCTTTTTCCGCTAGCATTTGGTGTTGttgatgaggaaaatgatgataATTGGATGTGGTTTCTCTCTGAACTTCATACCTTGCTAGAGGTCAATACTGAAAACATGCCAAGACTTACCATATTGTCTGACAGGCAGAAGGGCATTGTAGATGGTGTTGAAGCAAATTTTCCCACTGCTTTCCATGGTTTTTGCATGCGTCATTTGAGTGAAAGCTTCCGTAAGGAATTCAACAATACAATGCTTGTTAACCTGTTGTGGGAGGCCGCACATGCTCTTACAGTAATTGAGTTCGAAGCAAAAATTCTCGAGATTGAGGAAATATCACAGGATGCTGCGTATTGGATTCGGCGGATTCCTCCACGATTGTGGGCCACAGCTTATTTTGAGGGCACAAGGTTTGGTCATTTGACTGCTAACATAGTGGAACAATTGAATAATTGGATTCTAGAGGCCTCTGGACTTCCAATAATTCAGATGATGGAATGCATCAGGAGGCAGCTTATGACTTGGTTCAATGAACGAAGAGAGACCAGTATGCAGTGGACGTCAATCCTGGTGCCTACAGCAGAGATGCGAGTTGCAGATGCTCTTGAGCGTGCCCGGACTTATCAGGTTCTTCGTGCTAATGAAGCTGAGTTTGAAGTGATATCTCATGAGGGTACCAATATTGTTGATATTCGGAATCGTTGCTGCCTTTGTCGGGGCTGGCAACTCTATGGTTTGCCCTGTGCACATGCTGTGGCAGCACTACTTTCTTGCCGGCAAAATGTCCACCGGTTTACTGAGAGTTGCTTTACTGTTGCAACGTATCGGAAGACATATTCCCAAACTATACATCCTATTCCAGATAAATCATTATGGAAGGAGTTGTCAGAGGGAGATCCAAATGCTGAGGAGCTTGTTATAAACCCACCTAAGTCACTTCGTCCTCCTGGCAGGCCAAGGAAGAAGAGAGTTAGAGCAGAAGACCGTGGTAGGGTGAAGCGGGTTGTGCATTGTAGCCGCTGCAATCAGACTGGCCACTTCAGAACGACATGTGCAGCTCCAATTTGA